One segment of Streptomyces sp. XD-27 DNA contains the following:
- a CDS encoding CocE/NonD family hydrolase, whose amino-acid sequence MTHARIPLRATAAAAVSATLLAGAALGVAPSAAQAAPSAQVGAPAGAPLARSGATVKFVDIPGDGGTKLAANVFTPGGADGTRRYPLIVLPTSWGMPQIEYIAQAKKLAESGYVVVGYNARGFWQSGGEIETAGPPDIADASKVIDWALAHTAADPDRIGMGGVSYGAGISLLASGFDPRIKAVVAMSGWADLTEAIYGNRTQHVQAGALLGAAGALTGRPSAELKEIMAAFLGSDLSKEQQMLAWGKKRSPATYLDRINANGAAIMLGNAWGDTIFPPNQYADFYEKLTGPKRLEFRPGDHATAEATGLFGLPNDVWTNAHRWFDRYLKGDRNGIDREQPVQLTSRTGDGHEGYPSWSAVPAAHRRIPLDGTRRIAANIDSGANGGVVMLSNALDQFLKLPPVASIPLLPRAFAAVWQSERYATEQRVRGAARLHTTVTSDKADGTAVAYLYDVGPLGIAKLVSNAPFTFHDKVPGQPFGVDLELFATAYDVPAGHRLAVVVDTVDPLYAEYNPMGAHLTFSSPQDDPSYLSVPLRDR is encoded by the coding sequence GTGACCCACGCCCGCATACCTCTGCGCGCCACGGCCGCGGCCGCCGTCTCGGCGACCCTGCTGGCCGGTGCCGCGCTCGGCGTCGCCCCATCCGCCGCCCAGGCCGCGCCCAGCGCCCAGGTCGGCGCCCCGGCCGGCGCCCCCCTGGCCCGCTCCGGGGCCACCGTGAAGTTCGTCGACATCCCCGGTGACGGCGGCACCAAGCTGGCCGCCAACGTCTTCACCCCGGGCGGCGCGGACGGCACCCGCCGCTACCCGCTGATCGTGCTGCCCACCAGTTGGGGCATGCCGCAGATCGAATACATCGCGCAGGCCAAGAAGTTGGCCGAGTCCGGATATGTCGTGGTCGGCTACAACGCCCGCGGGTTCTGGCAGTCCGGCGGCGAGATCGAGACGGCCGGGCCGCCGGACATCGCCGACGCCTCCAAGGTCATCGACTGGGCGCTCGCCCACACCGCCGCCGACCCCGACCGCATCGGCATGGGCGGCGTCTCCTACGGCGCCGGGATCAGCCTGCTGGCCTCCGGGTTCGACCCCCGGATCAAGGCCGTCGTGGCGATGAGCGGTTGGGCGGACCTGACCGAGGCCATCTACGGCAACCGCACCCAGCACGTCCAGGCCGGGGCGCTGCTGGGCGCCGCCGGAGCGCTGACCGGCCGCCCGAGTGCCGAACTCAAGGAGATCATGGCGGCGTTCCTCGGCTCGGACCTGTCCAAGGAGCAGCAGATGCTCGCGTGGGGGAAGAAGCGCTCCCCCGCCACGTACCTCGACCGCATCAACGCCAACGGCGCGGCCATCATGCTGGGCAACGCCTGGGGCGACACGATCTTCCCGCCCAACCAGTACGCCGACTTCTACGAGAAGCTGACCGGGCCCAAGCGCCTGGAGTTCCGGCCCGGCGACCACGCCACCGCCGAGGCCACCGGCCTGTTCGGGCTGCCCAACGACGTGTGGACCAACGCCCACCGCTGGTTCGACCGCTACCTCAAAGGCGACCGCAACGGCATCGACCGCGAGCAGCCCGTGCAGTTGACGTCCCGTACCGGCGACGGCCACGAGGGCTACCCGAGCTGGTCGGCCGTGCCCGCCGCCCACCGCCGCATCCCGCTCGACGGCACCCGCCGGATCGCCGCGAACATCGACTCCGGCGCCAACGGCGGCGTCGTCATGCTCTCGAACGCCCTCGACCAGTTCCTCAAGCTGCCTCCGGTGGCCTCGATCCCGCTGCTGCCGCGCGCCTTCGCCGCCGTCTGGCAGAGCGAGCGGTACGCCACCGAGCAGCGCGTCCGCGGCGCGGCGCGGCTGCACACCACCGTCACCAGCGACAAGGCCGACGGCACCGCGGTCGCCTATCTGTACGACGTGGGCCCGCTGGGCATCGCCAAGCTGGTGAGCAACGCGCCGTTCACCTTCCACGACAAGGTGCCGGGGCAGCCGTTCGGGGTGGACCTGGAGCTGTTCGCCACGGCCTACGACGTCCCGGCCGGGCACCGGCTCGCCGTGGTCGTGGACACCGTCGACCCGTTGTACGCCGAGTACAACCCGATGGGCGCGCACCTGACCTTCTCCTCGCCGCAGGACGACCCGTCGTATCTGTCGGTGCCGCTGCGCGACCGCTGA
- a CDS encoding HAD family acid phosphatase, which yields MTGRGVRHRIGAVSVVLALGLGGTATATASATAAPAAAPALSTAATTQASADVDYATWQRDVKAVIDQAKPYIEQRTANAQGQKLALVFDIDNTTLETDFHPWYQLPTPALKPSLELARYAESRGVDIIFVTARPGIIHSLTKWNLESVGYPVTAVHVRDLPDLFEEVSAYKTAERAKIEAQGYTIIANVGNRETDLVGGHAERTFKLPDYNGQLS from the coding sequence ATGACAGGACGCGGTGTGCGTCACCGGATCGGCGCGGTCTCGGTTGTACTGGCCCTGGGACTCGGGGGAACGGCGACCGCCACGGCCTCGGCGACCGCGGCCCCTGCGGCCGCCCCGGCCCTGAGCACGGCGGCAACCACGCAGGCGTCGGCAGACGTCGACTACGCCACCTGGCAGCGCGACGTCAAGGCCGTCATCGACCAGGCCAAGCCGTACATCGAGCAGCGCACGGCCAACGCGCAGGGGCAGAAGCTCGCCCTCGTCTTCGATATCGACAACACGACGCTGGAGACCGACTTCCACCCCTGGTACCAGCTCCCCACCCCGGCGCTCAAGCCGTCGCTGGAGCTGGCGCGTTACGCCGAGTCCCGGGGCGTCGACATCATCTTCGTCACCGCGCGGCCGGGCATCATCCACAGCCTCACCAAGTGGAACCTCGAGTCGGTGGGCTACCCGGTCACCGCCGTGCACGTACGCGACCTGCCGGACCTCTTCGAGGAGGTCAGCGCCTACAAGACCGCCGAGCGGGCGAAGATCGAGGCGCAGGGCTACACGATCATCGCCAACGTCGGCAACCGCGAGACCGACCTGGTCGGCGGCCACGCCGAGCGCACGTTCAAGCTGCCGGACTACAACGGCCAGCTGTCCTGA
- a CDS encoding GNAT family N-acetyltransferase has protein sequence MYAISLGDDGAELRPLEPWQAEEFLAHIDRGREFIGRYNALPDVVTDLASSRAFLQGYADKAAADTGRIHGIWADGTLVGAVVFRTMDVKQGTAEAGCWLEPSAVGKGLVTRAVRLIIDWAVEERGVHRVEWWVSTGNEPSIAVARRLGMTKDGVLRESYLYRGERHDEEIWSVLAPEWRAHKRTRRTG, from the coding sequence ATGTACGCGATATCCCTGGGCGACGACGGCGCGGAGCTGCGCCCGCTGGAGCCGTGGCAGGCCGAGGAGTTCCTGGCCCACATCGACCGGGGGCGGGAGTTCATCGGGCGGTACAACGCGCTGCCCGACGTGGTCACGGACCTGGCGTCGAGCCGGGCGTTCCTCCAGGGTTACGCGGACAAGGCCGCGGCCGACACCGGGCGGATCCACGGCATCTGGGCGGACGGCACGCTGGTCGGCGCGGTCGTCTTCCGGACGATGGACGTGAAGCAGGGCACCGCCGAGGCGGGGTGCTGGCTGGAGCCGTCGGCGGTGGGCAAGGGGCTGGTGACCCGGGCCGTGCGCCTGATCATCGACTGGGCCGTCGAGGAGCGGGGCGTCCACCGCGTGGAGTGGTGGGTCTCGACGGGGAACGAGCCCAGCATCGCCGTGGCCCGGCGGCTGGGGATGACGAAGGACGGCGTGCTGCGGGAGAGCTACCTGTACCGGGGGGAGCGGCACGACGAGGAGATCTGGTCGGTGCTCGCGCCGGAGTGGCGGGCGCACAAGCGGACGCGCCGGACCGGCTGA
- a CDS encoding glycoside hydrolase family 9 protein — translation MPAFTAPRRSWKRAPSRKRALTALLSSVLLCTGLAATPTPAAGSPAAAAAHSGGHPAAATPVRVNQLGYLPDGPKRATVVSSAERPLAWQLRDSAGSVVASGATTAYGTDAASRDSAHLLDFSSYTGTGTGYTLTVDGRSSHPFDIRADLYDGLRSDALAFFYHQRSGIPIEASLVGQEYARPAGHLGAAPNQGDTRVPCRQGDCDDTHDVRGGWYDAGDHGKYVVNGGISAWLLVNSFERARRAGTGDALGDSTLAVPERGNRVPDILDEARWEIDFLTRMQVPAGEPHAGMAFHKIHDAAWTGIPTHPHQDDQPREIHRPSTAATLNLAAVTAQCARVYAAYDPVYAARCLRTAQQAWRAARAHPDMIAPDSDSTGGGAYGDTKVSDEFYWAASELYATTGMPAYRDAVTSSPWHTSADAFTASGFGWADTAALGRLTLATAPNALPAADLARLRGSVAEAADTHLATMAGQGYAVPLPTDAYVWGSNSQVTNNAIVLATAYELTARPRYRTGVLESLDYLLGRNTLDLSYVTGYGKRFARNQHHRFWAHQADASLPHPPAGSLAGGPNAALQDPVAEDKLKGCAPAACYIDDLHSYSTNEVTINWNAPLAWLAAFAAEQGRTRAKIASQ, via the coding sequence ATGCCCGCGTTCACGGCACCCCGGCGCTCCTGGAAGAGAGCGCCCTCCCGGAAGAGAGCGCTGACGGCGCTTCTGTCCTCGGTCCTCCTCTGCACGGGGCTGGCGGCCACTCCCACGCCGGCGGCAGGCTCACCCGCCGCGGCGGCCGCGCACAGTGGAGGCCACCCGGCGGCGGCCACCCCGGTGCGGGTCAACCAGCTCGGCTATCTGCCGGACGGGCCGAAGCGGGCGACGGTGGTCAGCTCGGCCGAGCGGCCGCTGGCCTGGCAGTTGCGTGACTCCGCCGGCTCGGTGGTCGCCTCGGGCGCCACCACGGCGTACGGCACCGACGCGGCGTCCCGGGACTCGGCGCATCTGCTGGACTTCTCCTCGTACACCGGTACCGGCACCGGATACACGCTCACGGTGGACGGGCGGAGCAGCCACCCCTTCGACATCCGCGCCGACCTCTACGACGGCCTGCGCTCCGACGCGCTGGCCTTCTTCTATCACCAGCGCAGCGGCATCCCCATCGAGGCGTCGCTGGTCGGACAGGAGTACGCCCGCCCCGCCGGCCACCTCGGGGCCGCGCCGAACCAGGGCGACACCCGCGTCCCCTGCCGGCAGGGCGATTGCGACGACACGCACGATGTCAGGGGCGGCTGGTACGACGCGGGGGACCACGGCAAGTACGTGGTCAACGGCGGCATCTCCGCCTGGCTGCTGGTGAACTCCTTCGAGCGCGCGCGGCGCGCGGGCACCGGCGACGCGCTCGGCGACTCGACCCTGGCCGTCCCCGAGCGCGGCAACCGGGTGCCCGACATCCTGGACGAAGCGCGGTGGGAGATCGACTTCCTGACGCGCATGCAGGTGCCGGCGGGCGAGCCGCACGCGGGCATGGCGTTCCACAAGATCCACGACGCCGCCTGGACCGGCATCCCCACGCATCCGCACCAGGACGACCAGCCGCGGGAGATCCACCGGCCCTCCACGGCGGCCACGCTCAACCTGGCGGCCGTCACCGCGCAGTGCGCCAGGGTCTACGCCGCGTACGACCCCGTCTACGCGGCCCGCTGCCTCCGGACCGCGCAGCAGGCTTGGAGGGCGGCCCGAGCCCACCCGGACATGATCGCCCCGGACTCGGACAGCACCGGTGGCGGCGCCTACGGGGACACCAAGGTGAGCGACGAGTTCTACTGGGCGGCGAGCGAGTTGTACGCCACCACCGGCATGCCGGCCTACCGCGACGCCGTCACGTCCTCGCCCTGGCACACGTCCGCCGACGCCTTCACGGCGTCCGGCTTCGGCTGGGCCGACACCGCCGCGCTCGGCCGCCTCACCCTGGCCACGGCTCCCAACGCGCTGCCCGCCGCCGACCTCGCGCGGCTGCGCGGCTCCGTGGCCGAGGCCGCCGACACGCACCTGGCGACGATGGCCGGCCAGGGCTACGCCGTGCCCCTCCCCACGGACGCGTACGTGTGGGGCTCCAACAGCCAGGTGACCAACAACGCGATCGTCCTGGCCACGGCGTACGAGCTGACCGCCCGCCCGCGCTACCGCACCGGTGTACTGGAGTCCCTGGACTACCTGCTGGGCCGCAACACCCTCGACCTGTCCTACGTCACCGGCTACGGCAAGCGGTTCGCGCGGAACCAGCACCACCGGTTCTGGGCCCACCAGGCCGACGCCTCTCTGCCCCACCCGCCCGCCGGCTCCCTCGCGGGCGGCCCCAACGCGGCGCTCCAGGACCCGGTCGCCGAGGACAAGCTCAAGGGCTGCGCACCGGCCGCCTGCTACATCGACGACCTCCACTCGTACTCCACCAACGAGGTGACCATCAACTGGAACGCCCCCCTGGCCTGGCTCGCGGCCTTCGCCGCCGAGCAGGGCCGGACCCGTGCGAAGATCGCTTCGCAGTAA
- the ggt gene encoding gamma-glutamyltransferase: MARAARATAPTAAPARRLPVSTRRRLPVLAATTLLVASLGAVPATASAARSASAPSTSALSATTNANATVTPPKTPVATGYGGAVSSVDPDASAAGIEVLRRGGNAVDAAVATAAALGVTEPYSAGVGGGGYFVYYSAKHRKVFTIDGRETAPLSADRNLFLGADGKPIPFDQAVTSGLSVGTPGAPATWDRALDAWGTRSLAHVLRPAERLARHGFTVDATFRQQTAGNQARFADFPASAELFLPGGELPKVGSTFKNPDLARTYALLAKKGAAALYKGELGRDIVTTVQHPPVRPGADRVVRPGDLTAKDLRAYDTKRQAPTRTSYRGLDVYGMAPSSSGGTTVAEALNLLERTDLAKLSEQQYLHRYIEASRVAFADRGRWVGDPAFEDVPTRGLLSQRFADARACLIKDDAVLASPVAPGDPRDSKPCGSGETAAPTTYEGENTTHLTVADKWGNVVAYTLSIEQTGGSGITVPGRGFLLNNELTDFSFAPANPAVHDPNLPGPGKRPRSSMSPTIVLDNGRPVLALGSPGGSTIITTVLQTLIGHLDRGLPLVDAIAAPRASQRNAAATELEPALWNSPLRARLEALGHTFKQNPEIGAATGVQRLPDGRWLAAAETVRRGGGSAMVVHPTGEAR; encoded by the coding sequence ATGGCACGTGCCGCGCGCGCAACCGCACCCACGGCCGCCCCAGCACGGCGGCTGCCCGTATCCACACGGCGGCGGCTGCCCGTTCTCGCCGCGACGACCCTGCTGGTCGCGAGCCTCGGCGCCGTACCGGCCACCGCCTCCGCGGCACGGTCCGCCTCGGCGCCCTCCACCTCGGCACTGTCCGCCACCACCAACGCCAACGCCACCGTCACCCCGCCCAAGACCCCGGTCGCCACGGGCTACGGCGGCGCCGTCTCCAGCGTCGACCCCGACGCGTCGGCCGCCGGGATCGAGGTGCTGCGACGCGGCGGGAACGCGGTGGACGCGGCGGTGGCGACCGCCGCCGCGCTCGGCGTCACCGAGCCGTACTCCGCGGGCGTCGGCGGCGGCGGGTACTTCGTCTACTACAGCGCGAAGCACCGCAAGGTGTTCACCATCGACGGCCGCGAGACCGCGCCGCTGAGCGCGGACCGGAACCTCTTCCTCGGCGCGGACGGCAAGCCGATCCCGTTCGACCAGGCCGTCACCAGCGGACTGAGCGTCGGCACGCCCGGCGCCCCGGCGACCTGGGACCGCGCCCTCGACGCCTGGGGCACGCGTTCGCTGGCGCACGTCCTGCGGCCCGCCGAGCGGCTCGCCCGGCACGGCTTCACCGTCGACGCCACCTTCCGTCAGCAGACCGCCGGCAACCAGGCCCGCTTCGCCGACTTCCCGGCCAGCGCCGAACTCTTTCTGCCCGGCGGCGAGCTGCCCAAGGTCGGCTCCACCTTCAAGAACCCCGACCTGGCCCGCACCTACGCCCTGCTCGCGAAGAAGGGCGCGGCCGCCCTCTACAAGGGCGAGCTGGGCCGCGACATCGTCACCACCGTCCAGCACCCGCCGGTGCGCCCCGGCGCCGACCGCGTCGTACGCCCCGGCGACCTGACGGCGAAGGACCTGCGGGCGTACGACACGAAGCGGCAGGCCCCGACCAGGACCTCGTACCGCGGACTCGACGTCTACGGCATGGCGCCCTCCTCCTCCGGCGGTACGACGGTCGCCGAGGCGCTCAACCTCCTGGAGCGCACCGACCTGGCGAAGCTGAGCGAGCAGCAGTACCTGCACCGCTACATCGAGGCGAGCCGGGTCGCGTTCGCCGACCGCGGCCGCTGGGTCGGCGACCCGGCCTTCGAGGACGTGCCCACCCGCGGCCTGCTCTCGCAGCGGTTCGCGGACGCCCGCGCGTGCCTGATCAAGGACGACGCGGTGCTGGCCAGCCCGGTCGCGCCCGGTGACCCGCGCGACAGCAAGCCGTGCGGCAGCGGGGAAACGGCCGCCCCCACCACGTACGAGGGCGAGAACACCACGCACCTGACGGTCGCCGACAAGTGGGGCAACGTCGTCGCCTACACCCTCTCCATCGAGCAGACCGGCGGCAGCGGCATCACCGTGCCCGGTCGCGGCTTCCTGCTCAACAACGAGCTGACCGACTTCTCCTTCGCCCCCGCCAACCCGGCCGTGCACGACCCCAACCTGCCCGGACCCGGCAAGCGGCCGCGCTCCTCGATGTCGCCCACGATCGTCCTCGACAACGGCCGCCCGGTGCTTGCGCTCGGCTCGCCCGGCGGCTCGACCATCATCACCACCGTGCTGCAGACGCTCATCGGCCACCTGGACCGCGGGCTGCCGCTGGTCGACGCGATCGCCGCGCCGCGCGCCAGCCAGCGCAACGCGGCCGCGACCGAACTGGAACCCGCCCTGTGGAACAGCCCGCTCCGCGCCCGACTGGAGGCGCTGGGGCACACGTTCAAGCAGAACCCGGAGATCGGGGCGGCCACGGGAGTGCAGCGCCTGCCGGACGGCCGCTGGCTGGCGGCGGCGGAGACGGTACGGCGGGGCGGCGGCTCGGCGATGGTGGTCCACCCGACGGGGGAGGCGCGCTGA